From a single Candidatus Kryptoniota bacterium genomic region:
- a CDS encoding SPFH domain-containing protein, translating to MEGDSGLVFLEWAIGILVALFFFSGIKIVRPTHRGLVERMGRYRKFARAGFNWIIPMVDRLVKVNITEKMIDAEPQEIITNDNLNAMVDAQIYYKIREDEESVKRSQYSVNSIEYQIVNLTRTTLRNILGTLTLKSANSERGRINKDLIDILVRETTSWGIDIVRAELKQIDPPKDVQDTMNKIVKAENEKIAAVDFATAAETTADGEKRAAIKRAEGIKQAQILQAEGEAEAIRLVNEAANKYFVGNAQVLKRLETVQASLQQNTKIVVPANQELVNVIGDMAGIVPMKKSGGGSAG from the coding sequence ATGGAAGGGGATAGCGGGCTAGTATTTCTCGAATGGGCAATTGGTATTCTTGTTGCCCTATTCTTCTTTTCAGGAATAAAGATCGTAAGGCCGACTCATCGCGGACTTGTCGAACGAATGGGAAGGTACAGGAAGTTCGCGCGTGCCGGATTCAACTGGATCATTCCTATGGTCGACAGACTTGTCAAAGTCAATATTACTGAAAAGATGATCGACGCCGAACCGCAGGAGATAATCACAAACGACAATCTGAACGCGATGGTAGACGCTCAGATCTATTACAAGATCAGGGAAGACGAAGAGAGCGTGAAAAGAAGCCAATACAGCGTGAACAGCATCGAGTATCAAATCGTAAACCTGACACGGACCACTCTCAGGAATATACTCGGCACATTGACGCTGAAGTCGGCAAACAGCGAGCGCGGTAGAATAAACAAAGACCTCATCGACATACTTGTAAGGGAAACCACAAGCTGGGGAATAGACATCGTCCGCGCGGAGCTTAAGCAGATCGACCCTCCGAAAGACGTCCAGGACACTATGAACAAGATCGTGAAAGCAGAAAATGAAAAGATCGCCGCAGTAGATTTCGCAACTGCTGCCGAGACGACGGCAGACGGTGAAAAACGTGCGGCAATAAAAAGAGCCGAAGGAATTAAACAGGCCCAGATACTCCAGGCTGAAGGCGAAGCCGAAGCGATCCGGCTTGTGAACGAAGCCGCGAACAAATACTTCGTCGGTAATGCGCAGGTCCTCAAGCGACTCGAGACCGTCCAGGCATCTTTACAGCAGAACACAAAGATCGTGGTGCCCGCCAACCAGGAGCTCGTCAACGTCATCGGCGACATGGCGGGAATTGTACCGATGAAGAAGTCGGGTGGCGGTTCAGCCGGGTAA
- a CDS encoding DoxX family protein, whose amino-acid sequence MELFSSIYHPSIGILILRAGLAVIFWLHGVMKAQFRNMQPSEQLTAGALKNLRILSYAEPLGAIAILLGLLTQLTASCFVIVMFLAIRLKRNTKMPFLAKGASGGWEFELVVLLAAASVVLLGPGRISLDHLLFGI is encoded by the coding sequence ATGGAATTATTCTCGTCAATTTATCATCCAAGTATCGGAATACTGATTCTTCGAGCGGGACTCGCCGTGATTTTCTGGCTCCACGGCGTGATGAAAGCGCAGTTCAGGAATATGCAGCCATCGGAGCAACTCACTGCCGGCGCGTTGAAGAATCTGAGGATCCTATCGTACGCCGAACCGCTCGGCGCAATCGCTATTCTCCTCGGTTTGCTCACCCAGCTGACCGCCTCGTGTTTTGTCATTGTCATGTTCCTGGCAATACGCCTCAAAAGAAACACGAAGATGCCTTTCCTTGCCAAGGGCGCTTCGGGTGGGTGGGAATTCGAGCTCGTAGTACTTCTGGCGGCCGCTTCGGTCGTGCTTCTCGGTCCAGGGAGAATTTCTTTGGACCATTTGTTGTTTGGAATATGA